TCAGTGAGCTCGGCGCCCGCCTCCACCGCACGCGCAAACGCCCAGTAGCGGTAACGCGCCCGGGCATCGTCAGTACGGGATTCTGTGACCACCAGCGGTTCACCCTCAGGCGGGACAGGGGCTGGTGCCGTCGGTTCGCGGCTCAGACCGATGATGGCAAGCACGATGGCCAGCACGCTCAGTACGAGCGCCGGCAACATGTAGATAGCCCTTGAAGAAGACATCATTCCCTCGCTGGCGTTGGCTCATCCCTGTTTATATCAGACCTGCCGACATCCACACTGGACAGGTACACCTTTTTTTTCTGCTAGAACGGTACAGAAGCTGACCCGGAGATGGTCGTGATAAACTGGCTGACCAGCGGTGGCCGCCAGGCGGGCTCGACCTCTATGGCGATCAATATGACCGGAGCGCCGTCATCCGCTGGCTCAATGCTGATGCTGTTTACCCCTTCCGAACCGGGGCAATCCATGCCTTCCAGAGAACCGACCACGGTGCGCGACTGACGCGCCAGCAATGGTCGCATGACATCGCAAGCCTCGTCCCGCATGCGGGTAAGATATGCGCTCCGACCTGCCTCACCGGACAAGTCAAACTGGCTGCGATCGACCCGGAGCGCCGCATCGGCGCCCGACTGGGCGACGAACACCAGCGACCGCTGCGTGTTGAAGGCGAATGCAAAATACAGCGCCCCCAACATGACCAGAATGAACACAGGAAAGAGCAGCACAAACTCAATGGCCACCGCCCCATCTTGCCGACTATGCCAAGACATAGCCCACCTCCCTTTCCGGGGACACCAACCAGGTCGACAGACAGGACGCCCCAAGGGCGTCAACCGCCCCCGCCGCCTTCCAGTTCACCCGTAAGCTCCTGGAACGTCTCAGTTATCCACGGCCCGAGGTTTGTCGTGTTAAAAGCGATGACAACCGCCAGCACAATCACCGCGATAATCATTACGTATTCGATGGCACTGGCACCGCGCTCCGATGCCTGCCTGATTCCAGTGCGCTCAGTCTTGTCACTACCGGCCATCCGCTGCCTGTTCATGCACTGCTTGATCATATGCCTAACTCCTTTTACCTATGCACTGTTAAGCCATTTGTACTACCAATCGGGATTAGTGTAAAGAAACGTGACGGGACTCACAGTATTGATTGTGTGTCTACTTCGTCATGCTTTCTTGACGCCCTATGCCAATTCGGCAAACCAGCATTTCCTTCGTCTTCGACGTTACCGCCTTCCCCGATACTGTCAACCGCATATTCGCAAGGGAGCACGAGCGTTCACTCAAAGGCCTGAGGCGCGCGACAGGCACAAAAAAACCCGACCAAAGCCGGGTTTTCTGGAATGCCGGAGCAAGTAAGGTCTTACTTGATCTTGGCTTCCTTGTAGGCCACATGCTTGCGCACCACCGGATCGTACTTGCGGGTCTCGATTTTCTCGGGATGATTCCGCTTGTTCTTGGTGGTGGTATAGAAGTGCCCAGTGCCTGCACTGGATACCAGCTTGATCTTCTCGCGAACTGCTTTACCCGCCATGACTCAGGGCCTCCTCAGACTTTCTGGCCGCTGGCGCGAACGTCCGCCAGAACCTTGTCGATACCGACTTTATCAATGATACGCATGCCCTTGGCTGACACGCGCAGACGTACGAAGCGGTTCTCACTGGCCACCCAGAAGCGGTGGTAGTGCAGATTCGGCTCGAAACGACGCTTCGTCTTGTTGTTGGCGTGCGATACGTTGTTACCCGTAACAGGACGCTTACCGGTAACCTGGCAAACCTTGGACATGATCGTGCTCCAGAGAATCGTGTACGCGGAACGGCACTCGGACAGGCCCCGCTCCGGAATAAGGCGGCGATTTATACCAGAGCAGGGCCAGCGAAGCAAGGAAGACACTCGCCGGACCTCGAAAATCCCCCTCAGACCTGTCCACCCGGCCAGTCGTGCTCACGCATCGACACCCAGCGGCCGTCACCAATCACCACATGATCCAGCACACGGATATCCACCAGCCCCAGCACCTCGATCAACTGGGCCGTGATGCGCCGGTCTGCCTCGCTGGGCGTGGGCTCGCCGGACGGGTGGTTGTGGGCAAAGACCACCGCCGCCGCATTGTGATGCATGGCCCGGCGCAACACCTCGCGGGGGTAGACCGCTGCCGCATTGATGGTGCCGTGAAACAACTCGTCGCAGGCGATGAGCCGGTTTTTCGTGTCCAGGAAGAGGCCGACGAAGACTTCATGCCGGTGATGCCGCATCTGCGCCATCAGATAGCGGGCCACCGCCCCCGGGCTCTGCATGGCGTCGGCGCGCTGCAGGGGCTCGCCCAGATAACGTCTGCCCAGCTCCAGCGCAGCCTGCAACGCGGCGCGCCGGGCCACCCCGAAGCCTGCCAGGCGCCCCAGCTCTCCGGGGGACAGCTCCAGCAGCGCGCGCAGGCCGCCACTGTCACGCAGGGCCGCGCGGGCCACCGCCACCGCACTGCGCCCCGGCAAGCCAGAGCCGAGAAAGATCGCCAGCAGCTCGGCATCGTCGAGACTGGCTGCGCCGCGGTGCAGCAGTTTTTCCCGTGGACGCTGGTCCACCGGCCATTCATTGATAGGCATGACACGCTCCATGTGTCCGGAATCAGGGATCAGGTCAGGAAAGCCGACAGGGCAGGAGGGCCGTTACTCCATCGGCCATCAATGCTACGCTTGGCGCCTTCCGTGACACCGCTTCGGAGACAATAGGCACTATGGAACGACTGGTCAACAAACGCATCCTGCTGGGCGTCACCGGGGGTATTGCCGCCTACAAGAGCGCGGACCTGGTGCGTCGACTGCAGGATGCCGGCTCCGAAGTGCGCGTGGTCATGACCGCCGGCGCCTGCGAGTTCATCACCCCGCTGACCATGCAGGCACTCTCTGGCCACCCGGTGCACACCGACCTGCTGGACCCCCGTGCCGAAGCCGCGATGGGCCACATTGAGCTGGCCCGCTGGGCCGATCTGGTGCTGATCGCCCCGGCCTCGGCCAACTTCATGGCCCGTATGGCCCACGGCCATGGCAACGACCTGCTCACCACCCTGTGCCTGGCCACCGGGGCGCCCATCGCCCTGGCCCCGGCCATGAACCAGCAGATGTGGGCCGACACCGCCACCCAGAAGAACCTGCTGATCCTGCAGGAGAAGGGCGTGCGCGTGTTCGGTCCCGGCGCGGGCAGCCAGGCCTGCGGCGAAGTCGGCCCCGGGCGCATGCTCGAGCCGTCCGAGATCGTGCAGATGGCCGCCGAGGTGTTCGACCACGACCTGCTCACCGGGCTGCATGTGGTCATCAATGCCGGGCCAACCCGCGAAGCCATCGACCCGGTGCGCTATATCACCAACCAGAGCAGCGGCAAGATGGGTTTCGCCATTGCCGAAGCCGCTGCCGAAGCGGGCGCCCGGGTTACGCTCATCAGCGGCCCGGTCAACCTGCCGACCCCCACGCGGGTCAAGCGCATTGATGTGGTGCGCGCCCAGGACATGTATGACGCCTGCCTGAGTGCGGTGGACGGCGGCTGCGATATCTTCATTGCCACGGCCGCTGTCGCCGATTACCGGCCGACCGTCACCGCCGATCACAAGATCAAGAAATCCACCGAAGAGATCCACCTGACCCTGGTGAAGAACCCGGATATCGTCGCGGCGGTGTCGGCCCATGAGCGGCGCCCGTTCACCGTCGGCTTCGCCGCCGAAACCCGCGATGTGGTGGCCTATGCCCGGGCCAAGCTGGATAACAAGAAGCTCGACATGATCGCCACCAACGACGTCTCCGGCGAAAACGTCGGCTTCAACAGCGATAACAACGCGCTCACCGTGATCTGGCCGGGCGGCCATAAAGTGCTGCCACTGGCGGCCAAACGGCAGATTGCCAAGCAACTGGTCGAGCTGGTCGCCATCCGTTACAAGCGTTAGACGCCTCAGCACCGGGACATCACCATGAAATTGCAGTACAAGATCCTGAACCCGAAACTCGGCAACGACTTTCCGCTGCCTGCGTATGCCACCGATGGCTCCGCCGGACTCGACCTGCGCGCCATGCTCGACGCCCCGCAGGTGATCGAACCAGGCCAGACGGTGCTGATTCCCACCGGGTTGGCCATCCATATCGCCGACCCCGGCTATGCGGGCCTGATCCTGCCGCGCTCGGGGCTGGGTCACAAGCACGGCATCGTGCTGGGCAACCTGGTCGGGCTGATCGACTCCGATTACCAGGGGGAACTGATGGTCTCGTGCTGGAACCGCGGTCACGACACCTTCACGCTGGCACCCGGGGAACGCATGGCTCAATTGGTCATCGTGCCGGTCATGCAAGTGGCCCTGGAACAGGTGGAGGATTTCGATGCCAGCAAGCGTGGCAGCGGCGGCTTCGGGCACACGGGGCGCTGACAACAGGGCCCGCTTCGTGGCGCAGGGTTTGGTACTGGGGGAATGACCATGGCAAAGCGAGAGAAGAAAAAGCCAGAGAAGCACAACAAGAAGGCATCGTCTGCGGCACCGCAGACCGGCGGCATGAACCGTTTCATCATCGCCACCTGTGTCGTGGCGGCACTGGCCGTGGGCGCACTGACGGCGTTCAGCGGCTGGCTGCTGTATGGCCCGGCCCAACAGCAGCGCGCGGTGGAACTGGCCAACACCCTGTTGCAGCAGCCAGTCGCCCTGATCAACCAGAAAGTGGCCGCCACCGAGGCGCAGCTGGAGGTGCTGGCCCGCAGCAGCGCCGTGCGCCAGGGCTTTGACGGCGACCCGGACACTGCCGCCCTGCGGCTGAGCCAGCAATTACCGGATTTCACCATTACGCTGGTGCCCACGGACGAGCGGATCCCGCGCGCGGCGCTGTCCTTTTCCGCCCGAGACCTGGTCCAGCAGGCGCGCACCGGGCAGGCCCCCGGGGCCGTGCTGATCCCTGGAAGCCCGCTGCGCCTGGTCGCGGCACGGGGTAGCGAAGACGGGCGCGGCATCGTGCTGGTGGAGCAATCCCTGGAGCCGCTGGTGAGCCAGCTGCGCCGCATGTCCCTGCCCGGCGGGGGCATCGAGATTCGCCAGCAGGGCAACAACACCACCCTGGTAAGCATCGGCCAGCCTCGCGGCGAGACCATTGCCAGCGCCACGGCCGCCGCCGAACTGACCCTGACCTATCGGGGCGAACCCGCGCCACTGAACGACTCGCGCGACCTGTTCCTGATCGGCGCTGGCAGCATACTGTTGGTGCTGCTGGCCCTGTTGGTCCTGACGCTGCGCCAGATCGGCAGCCACATTGCTGCCGATGCACACCGTCTGGTCAGCGGCAGCAGCAAGGGCTTCACCTTCAGCGCCCTCGGCGACGCTGCCAGCAGTCTGGCCCAGCGCGCCGCCAGCGCCCCCGCAGCCAGCCCCCGGGCCCGCGCACCGGCGCCGGAGGACGCCTTCCTGGATATCCTGGTGGAAGAGGACGTCGGCCTCCTGATTCGCGACAGCGCACCGGCCGCGCCAAGCGCCCCCCAGGTGCCGGAGGAAATCTTCCGCGAGTACGACATCCGCGGCATCGTCGGCAAGACCCTGAACGCCGAAATCATGGAGCTGATCGGTCGCGCGATCGGCAGCGAAGCGGGCGATGCGGGTCAACAGACCCTGCTGGTGGCCCGCGACGGGCGCACCTCGTCGGAGGAGTTGACCCAGGCACTGACCCGGGGGCTGCTGGCCAGCGGCCGTGACGTGATCGACCTGGGCGCCATTCCCACACCGATCCTCTATTACGGCACCGCCGTGATGGATGTGCAGTCCGGGGTCATGGTCACCGGCAGCCACAACCCCTCGGCCTACAACGGCGTCAAGGTGGTGATCGGCGGCGAAACCCTCAGTGGCGATCGCATCCGCGGCCTGCATCAGCGCATCACCGAACAGCGCCTGAGCGAGGGGCAGGGCAGGGCAGACAGCCGCGATATCCGCGAGCGGTACCTGCGCGCCCTCAGCGAAGATATCGTGCTGGCCCGCCCCCTGAAGGTCGTGATCGACTGCGGCAACGGCATTACCGGCATGATTGCCCCGCAACTGTTCCGTGAGCTGGGTTGCGAGGTGATGCCCCTGTTTGCCGAGGTGGACGGCCACTTCCCGAACCATCACCCCGACCCGAGCCGCCCGGAAAATCTGCACGCCCTGATCCAGGCGGTGAAGCAGCACGGCGCCGATATCGGCATTGCCTTCGACGGTGACGGCGACCGCCTGGGGGTGATCACCCCGAGCGGGCAGATTATCTGGCCGGACCGTCTGCTGATGCTGTACGCCCGCGACCTGCTGTCCCGTTCACCGGGGGCGGACATCATCTTTGATGTAAAATGCAGCCGCGAACTGGCCAAGCTGATCAGCCGCATGGGCGGCCGGCCACTGATGTGGAAATCCGGCCATGCCCTGATGAAAGCCAAACTGCGCGAGACCGGCGCTGCGCTGGCCGGCGAGATGAGCGGCCACATGTTCTTCGCCGACCGCTGGAACGGGATGGATGATGGCCTCTACGCCGCTGCCCGCCTGCTGGAAATCCTGGCGCTGGAATCCGGCGACGCCGACAGTGTATTTGCCCGTCTGAAGACCGGCATGACCACCCCCGAGTTGCTGATCCCGGCCAGTGAGCAAAGCAAGTTCGCCCTGATCGAGAGGCTGGTGGCCCGGCAGGCTGACTTCGCCGACGGCAGTGTCAGCACCCTGGACGGCCTGCGGGTGGACTTCGAGGATGGCTGGGGCCTGGTGCGCGCCTCCAATACCACGCCAGCGCTGACCGCCCGCTTCGAAGGACGCGACAAGGCCGCCCTGCATCGTATCGTGGCGCTGTTCCGCAAGACATTGCAGGATATCGAACCGAAACTGAAACTGCCTTTCTAGCATCGAACACGACGGAGACAACATGGACCAGAACCGGGCCAGCGAAACAGCACGCATCCTCATCGAGGCGCTGCCCTATATCCAGCGCTTTTCCGGCGCCACCGTGGTCATCAAGTACGGCGGCAATGCCATGGAGAACGAGGACCTGAAGAACTCGTTCGCCCGCGATATCGTGCTGATGAAAGCCGTGGGCATGCACCCGGTGATCGTGCATGGCGGCGGGCCGCAGATCGGTGACCTGCTGAAACGACTGGGCAAGGAATCCACCTTCGTTCAGGGTATGCGCGTCACCGACAGCGAGACCATGGACGTGGTGCAGATGGTGCTCGGCGGGCTGGTGAACAAGGAAATCGTCAACCTGATCCACCGCAATGGCGGCCGGGCCATTGGCCTGACCGGCAAGGATGGCGAACTGATCCTGGCGCGCAAGATGGTACTGCACGGCAAGACCGACGACCCGGCGCTGAAAGCCCCGGAGATCATTGATATCGGCCACGTCGGGGAAGTGCAGGGCATTGATGTCCGGGTCCTGAACATGGTCTCCGGCAGCGACTTCATTCCGGTCATCGCACCGATTGGCGTGGACGAGAACGGTATCTCCTATAACATCAACGCCGACCTGGTCGCCGGCAAGGTGGCCGAAGTCCTGCAGGCCGAGAAACTGATCCTGCTGACCAACATCAGCGGCTTGCAGGACAAGTCCGGCAACACGCTGACCGGCCTGAACGCCGAGAAGGTTCAGGCATTGATCGACGATGGCACCATTTACGGCGGCATGTTGCCGAAAATAGCCTGCGCGCTGGAGGCCGTCCGGGGGGGCGTTCATTCAGCGCACATTATCGACGGGCGCGTGCCGCATGCGGTGTTGCTGGAAATTCTGACCAATCAGGGGATCGGGACACTGATTACCCGCAAGTAGATACGGGAAGGGGATATGAACGAACAGAAAGTGTCACGCAAGGAGCAGATCCTGCAAGCACTGGCACACATGCTGGAAGCCGAGCCGGGCGGGCGCATCACCACCGCCGGGCTGGCGCGGGAGGTGGGGGTCTCCGAAGCCGCGCTGTACCGGCATTTTCCCAGCAAGGCGAAGATGTTCGAGGGGCTGATCAATTTTGTCGAAGACGCCATCTTTACCAGCGTCAACCGGATTGTCAGCGATACGCCGGATGCCCTCGACCAGGTCAAGCGCATCATGGACCTGCTGCTGGGCTTTACCGAACGCAACCCCGGCATCACCCGGATGCTGACCGGCGACGCCCTGACCGGCGAGAACGAGCGCCTGCGCCAGCGTATCCAGCAGTTCTTCGAGCGGGTGGAAAGCCAGCTGCGGCAGCTGCTGCGTGACGCCGAGTTCAAACAGGGCCTGCGCACCGAAACCACGCCCACCGCCACCGCCAACCTGCTGCTGGCCGTGGCGGAAGGCCGTATTGCCCAGTTCGTGCGTTCCGGATTCCGGCAATTGCCGACGCAGGGATGGGGTGAACAGTGGCCGCTGCTGGCTGCGGTGATCTTTCGCGAGGCCTGAACGACGGCCCTCAGCCGCCAGTAATCAGGCGCAGCCGCTCGATGATGGGAGCGAAATTCTCACGCACCTGCTCGATATCCGCTTCGTGCTGGGCAATTTCTGCTTCCAGGTCGTTGATCTGGCGGGTGTAGCGCTCGATCACCACGGCGGTGTTCTCCGGCACCTCGCGCCCGCTGCGCTCGATACGCGCCGCATTGCTGATTTCCTGATCCAGCCGGGAGCGCGTCTGGGTGATGTTGCCACGGGCATAGTCGATATTCAGCTGCAGCGCCGCAATCTGCCGGTCGCGGGCGCGCTCGGCATCATCCGGTGCCGCATACATGCGCAGCAATTCCCGGTCGCGCTGGCTCTGGCGTTCGGCATCCAGTGCCTGCTCACGCTGCGCCCGCATCACCGCCTGCTGCTCTGGCGTCGGCGCGGGCTCCACCTTGCGGATCACCCGCCCCTGGGCATCGACAATCTCGTAACCGGCATACAGACCCTCTTCAGGGAGTGTATGGGTCATTACCATACTGCCCTGAGGGTTGGTGTAGCGATAGATGGCACCGGGGGGTAACGCCTCGGCCTCCGGCGCTTTCTGATTGCGCGCCAGCGATACCGGCGCGAGCACCAGCAACACAATTCCCAACCACACCCCGAAGGTCGTTTTCATAACATCATCATTCTGTATCAGTTCACGCCATACTGCTGGCGGTAAGCCTGCATCGCTGCCAGCCGCGCATCGTCGCGCGCTGCCAGCCAGGCGATGATATCGCCCATACTGACAATACTGTGGACCGGCACCCCGAGACGGTGTTCCACCTCCTGAATGGCGGACTTGTCCCCCTGGCCGCGTTCCTGACGATCCAGCGCCACCACCACCCCGGCCATGCGCGCCTCGGAACCCTCGAACAGGGCCGCCACTTCACGAATGGCCGTACCCGCCGTGATCACATCATCAATCACCAGCGCCCGCCCGGAAAGGGGGGCGCCGACAATCAGACCGCCTTCGCCATGATCCTTGGCTTCCTTGCGGTTGAAGGCCCAGGGCTTGTCGATGCCATGGTGCTCCGCCAGCGCCACGGCCACCGCCGCCACCAGGGGGATGCCCTTGTAGGCCGGGCCGAACAGCATGTCGTACTCGACCCCGGAGGCCACGATGGCGTCCGCATAGAAACGCCCCAGCCGCGCCAGCGCCTCCCCCGTGTGAAAGGTTCCGGCATTGAAAAAGTAGGGGCTCACCCGGCCTGACTTGAGCGTGAACTCGCCGAATTTCAGCGCCCCGCGCGCCTGGGCAAATTCGATGAACTGCTGCTGATATGCCTGCATGCCGACTCCGCCCTTACCAGCCCAGCGCCGCCTGCTGGCGCTGCACGATATCGCGAATGCCCGCGTCCGCCAGCTTCAGCATGGATTGCTGCTCGTCGAAGGTGAAGGGTGCCGCTTCTGCCGTGCCCTGCACTTCGACAAAGCCACCATGCTGGGTCATGACCACGTTCATGTCCGTGTCAGCGGCAGAGTCCTCGATATAGTCCAGATCCAGCACCGGCTGGCCCTTGTACAGACCCACCGACACCGACGCCACCAGGCACTCCAGCGGGTCCTCCTTCACACGCTTGTTGTTGAGCAGGAAGGTCAGCGCATCCACCAGCGCCACACAGGCCCCGGAGATGGACGCCGTGCGCGTGCCGCCGTCGGCCTGCAGCACGTCGCAATCGATCAGGATGGTGTTCTCGCCCAGCTTTTTCATGTCCACGGCCGCACGCAACGACCGACCGATCAACCGCTGGATTTCCAGCGTCCGTCCGCCTTGCTTGCCGCGCGCCGACTCGCGCTGGTTACGGGTGTGGGTCGAGCGCGGCAGCATGCCGTACTCGGCCGTGATCCAGCCCTGACCCTTGCCCTTGAGAAAACGCGGCACGCCGTCTTCCACCGACGCGGTGCACAGCACCCGGGTATCGCCGAACTCCACCAGCACGCTGCCTTCAGCGTGGCGCGTGAATTCACGGGTAAAACGGATCTCGCGTAGCTGATCCGGGGCACGGCCAGAAGGGCGCATCATGACTCCTTGAAACCTTTCATAACGGTGGCCTGCGGGGTCCGCAAGCCGATGAGCCGCCGATTCTAGCACAGCCTCGGGTCAATCCCCGTGGCCGATGGCGGCCCCGCCCGCTAGACTGGCAGCCTGCCATCCACCCCGACCACCACAGAACAGGGAGCGTGACCCGATGATCCAGAGCATGACCGCCTTTGCCCGTCTCGACCGGCATATCGACGCACAGCGCACCACGCTGGTCTGGGAACTCAAGTCGGTCAACCACCGTTACCTGGAGGTCACCCCGCGCCTGCCTGATGCCTTCCGCGAACTCGACGGCCCGGTGCGCGAGCTGTGCCGCAAGCGGCTGAATCGCGGCAAGATCGAGGTGGGGCTGCGCTATCAGGCCGAAGCCGGCGAGGCGGCCATCAGCCTGGACGAAGCGCTGGTCACCCAACTGGGCGACGCCCTGCACCGGATCGGCGCCCTGATCAAGCATCCGGCCCCGGTCAGCCCCACCGAGGTCATCCGTATGCCCGGCGTCCTGCAGACCCGCGAGGCCGATTTCAGCACCTTGATACAACCCGCCCTGGCGATGCTGGATGAGGCCCTGACCAGCCTGGTGGAAACCCGCGCCCGGGAAGGTGCCGCCCTGGCAGACATGATTACCGAGCGCCTGGACGGCATCCTGGTGCAAGTGGCCCGCACCCGCGCCGCCCTGCCACGCATTCAGGAGGCCATGCGCCAGCGCCTGAAAAAGCGGGTCGAAGATGTGGTCGCCAGCCCTGATCCTGATCGGCTGGAACAGGAGCTGGTCCTGCTGGCGCAAAAAATGGATGTGGCCGAAGAACTCGACCGCCTTGAAGCTCACGTCACTGAAGTCCGCCGCGCGGTGGAGCAGGGCGGCCACGTCGGCCGTCGCCTGGACTTCCTGATGCAGGAACTCAACCGCGAGGCCAACACCCTGGCCTCCAAGTCCATCGACACGGAAACCACCCAAGCGGCGGTGGAACTGAAGGTGCTGATTGAGCAGATGCGTGAGCAGATCCAGAATATTGAATAAAACGACTGGCAGGGAAGCCAGGGCACCACAAAGTTGACATTTTGGCAACTCCTGCTATCCTCCTGATCATGCCGACAAGGATTGTTATATGCATGTCATATCCAGGAAGCCGTTCAATGATGCGGCACGACGACACCCCAATGATGCCGAGGCACTTCAGCGCCTGTACCGGGTGCTTCGGACCGGCGAGTTCGACACACCGGCAGCACTGAGGGCAGTGTTTCCATCACTGGACAACTTCCGGCACAAGGACAAGTGGTGGGTTATCGATATCGGCGGCAACAATCTTCGCC
This sequence is a window from Isoalcanivorax indicus. Protein-coding genes within it:
- the dut gene encoding dUTP diphosphatase, with translation MKLQYKILNPKLGNDFPLPAYATDGSAGLDLRAMLDAPQVIEPGQTVLIPTGLAIHIADPGYAGLILPRSGLGHKHGIVLGNLVGLIDSDYQGELMVSCWNRGHDTFTLAPGERMAQLVIVPVMQVALEQVEDFDASKRGSGGFGHTGR
- a CDS encoding YicC/YloC family endoribonuclease; its protein translation is MIQSMTAFARLDRHIDAQRTTLVWELKSVNHRYLEVTPRLPDAFRELDGPVRELCRKRLNRGKIEVGLRYQAEAGEAAISLDEALVTQLGDALHRIGALIKHPAPVSPTEVIRMPGVLQTREADFSTLIQPALAMLDEALTSLVETRAREGAALADMITERLDGILVQVARTRAALPRIQEAMRQRLKKRVEDVVASPDPDRLEQELVLLAQKMDVAEELDRLEAHVTEVRRAVEQGGHVGRRLDFLMQELNREANTLASKSIDTETTQAAVELKVLIEQMREQIQNIE
- the rph gene encoding ribonuclease PH yields the protein MRPSGRAPDQLREIRFTREFTRHAEGSVLVEFGDTRVLCTASVEDGVPRFLKGKGQGWITAEYGMLPRSTHTRNQRESARGKQGGRTLEIQRLIGRSLRAAVDMKKLGENTILIDCDVLQADGGTRTASISGACVALVDALTFLLNNKRVKEDPLECLVASVSVGLYKGQPVLDLDYIEDSAADTDMNVVMTQHGGFVEVQGTAEAAPFTFDEQQSMLKLADAGIRDIVQRQQAALGW
- the rpmB gene encoding 50S ribosomal protein L28, with protein sequence MSKVCQVTGKRPVTGNNVSHANNKTKRRFEPNLHYHRFWVASENRFVRLRVSAKGMRIIDKVGIDKVLADVRASGQKV
- a CDS encoding phosphomannomutase/phosphoglucomutase, which translates into the protein MAKREKKKPEKHNKKASSAAPQTGGMNRFIIATCVVAALAVGALTAFSGWLLYGPAQQQRAVELANTLLQQPVALINQKVAATEAQLEVLARSSAVRQGFDGDPDTAALRLSQQLPDFTITLVPTDERIPRAALSFSARDLVQQARTGQAPGAVLIPGSPLRLVAARGSEDGRGIVLVEQSLEPLVSQLRRMSLPGGGIEIRQQGNNTTLVSIGQPRGETIASATAAAELTLTYRGEPAPLNDSRDLFLIGAGSILLVLLALLVLTLRQIGSHIAADAHRLVSGSSKGFTFSALGDAASSLAQRAASAPAASPRARAPAPEDAFLDILVEEDVGLLIRDSAPAAPSAPQVPEEIFREYDIRGIVGKTLNAEIMELIGRAIGSEAGDAGQQTLLVARDGRTSSEELTQALTRGLLASGRDVIDLGAIPTPILYYGTAVMDVQSGVMVTGSHNPSAYNGVKVVIGGETLSGDRIRGLHQRITEQRLSEGQGRADSRDIRERYLRALSEDIVLARPLKVVIDCGNGITGMIAPQLFRELGCEVMPLFAEVDGHFPNHHPDPSRPENLHALIQAVKQHGADIGIAFDGDGDRLGVITPSGQIIWPDRLLMLYARDLLSRSPGADIIFDVKCSRELAKLISRMGGRPLMWKSGHALMKAKLRETGAALAGEMSGHMFFADRWNGMDDGLYAAARLLEILALESGDADSVFARLKTGMTTPELLIPASEQSKFALIERLVARQADFADGSVSTLDGLRVDFEDGWGLVRASNTTPALTARFEGRDKAALHRIVALFRKTLQDIEPKLKLPF
- a CDS encoding TadE family protein yields the protein MAIEFVLLFPVFILVMLGALYFAFAFNTQRSLVFVAQSGADAALRVDRSQFDLSGEAGRSAYLTRMRDEACDVMRPLLARQSRTVVGSLEGMDCPGSEGVNSISIEPADDGAPVILIAIEVEPAWRPPLVSQFITTISGSASVPF
- the rpmG gene encoding 50S ribosomal protein L33, whose translation is MAGKAVREKIKLVSSAGTGHFYTTTKNKRNHPEKIETRKYDPVVRKHVAYKEAKIK
- the slmA gene encoding nucleoid occlusion factor SlmA → MNEQKVSRKEQILQALAHMLEAEPGGRITTAGLAREVGVSEAALYRHFPSKAKMFEGLINFVEDAIFTSVNRIVSDTPDALDQVKRIMDLLLGFTERNPGITRMLTGDALTGENERLRQRIQQFFERVESQLRQLLRDAEFKQGLRTETTPTATANLLLAVAEGRIAQFVRSGFRQLPTQGWGEQWPLLAAVIFREA
- the radC gene encoding RadC family protein encodes the protein MPINEWPVDQRPREKLLHRGAASLDDAELLAIFLGSGLPGRSAVAVARAALRDSGGLRALLELSPGELGRLAGFGVARRAALQAALELGRRYLGEPLQRADAMQSPGAVARYLMAQMRHHRHEVFVGLFLDTKNRLIACDELFHGTINAAAVYPREVLRRAMHHNAAAVVFAHNHPSGEPTPSEADRRITAQLIEVLGLVDIRVLDHVVIGDGRWVSMREHDWPGGQV
- a CDS encoding type II toxin-antitoxin system HigB family toxin, whose product is MHVISRKPFNDAARRHPNDAEALQRLYRVLRTGEFDTPAALRAVFPSLDNFRHKDKWWVIDIGGNNLRLIAFIEFRDNRMYVKHIVPHGEYDALCKRYAKQGD
- the coaBC gene encoding bifunctional phosphopantothenoylcysteine decarboxylase/phosphopantothenate--cysteine ligase CoaBC, translated to MERLVNKRILLGVTGGIAAYKSADLVRRLQDAGSEVRVVMTAGACEFITPLTMQALSGHPVHTDLLDPRAEAAMGHIELARWADLVLIAPASANFMARMAHGHGNDLLTTLCLATGAPIALAPAMNQQMWADTATQKNLLILQEKGVRVFGPGAGSQACGEVGPGRMLEPSEIVQMAAEVFDHDLLTGLHVVINAGPTREAIDPVRYITNQSSGKMGFAIAEAAAEAGARVTLISGPVNLPTPTRVKRIDVVRAQDMYDACLSAVDGGCDIFIATAAVADYRPTVTADHKIKKSTEEIHLTLVKNPDIVAAVSAHERRPFTVGFAAETRDVVAYARAKLDNKKLDMIATNDVSGENVGFNSDNNALTVIWPGGHKVLPLAAKRQIAKQLVELVAIRYKR
- the argB gene encoding acetylglutamate kinase translates to MDQNRASETARILIEALPYIQRFSGATVVIKYGGNAMENEDLKNSFARDIVLMKAVGMHPVIVHGGGPQIGDLLKRLGKESTFVQGMRVTDSETMDVVQMVLGGLVNKEIVNLIHRNGGRAIGLTGKDGELILARKMVLHGKTDDPALKAPEIIDIGHVGEVQGIDVRVLNMVSGSDFIPVIAPIGVDENGISYNINADLVAGKVAEVLQAEKLILLTNISGLQDKSGNTLTGLNAEKVQALIDDGTIYGGMLPKIACALEAVRGGVHSAHIIDGRVPHAVLLEILTNQGIGTLITRK
- the pyrE gene encoding orotate phosphoribosyltransferase; translated protein: MQAYQQQFIEFAQARGALKFGEFTLKSGRVSPYFFNAGTFHTGEALARLGRFYADAIVASGVEYDMLFGPAYKGIPLVAAVAVALAEHHGIDKPWAFNRKEAKDHGEGGLIVGAPLSGRALVIDDVITAGTAIREVAALFEGSEARMAGVVVALDRQERGQGDKSAIQEVEHRLGVPVHSIVSMGDIIAWLAARDDARLAAMQAYRQQYGVN
- a CDS encoding Flp family type IVb pilin → MIKQCMNRQRMAGSDKTERTGIRQASERGASAIEYVMIIAVIVLAVVIAFNTTNLGPWITETFQELTGELEGGGGG